A window of Phragmites australis chromosome 2, lpPhrAust1.1, whole genome shotgun sequence genomic DNA:
ATAAGCTATGGTTGCTCGCATCAGAAACATCTGGACTCGGTCCATGTTGATTACCTACATGCACCGTTCCTTCCTATATCTACAGATACAATTATACTATTAAAGTCTAACCTGGTAGATACATATGAATCGTACTTCTCTGAAAGCTGCTCGTTAGATATATTACATCTGCTACAACCAAATATCATCACATGTAATTACATCTACAAACGTAAAATTATTACATCCGTCCATACAGCCAACTAAACAATTTTATACCCTGCAGCTTAAAAAACGAGAACCAAACGAGAACCAAACAAATCCTTAATATATCGCTACATGAGCGGATGCACAATTGAAGTGCTCTAGCCTCCGGTTTCAGCATCATGCGGTTATAACGGTCCGTGCATCTGACGCTCTTACAAAGTAGGGTGGCAAATCGGGATGCATAAACAAGGTTACAGACAATAGAACCATAAGAACTTGGTTCTTATGGTTTACACTTACCATAAGAGCTTGGTTCTTGTTGATTTTGAGCATATGCACGCCGCAAAAATTCAACGAGGTGAGAACCACAAACCAGGGACGCAGCTGCTAAGtgtaaaaaagagaggaaattgATGACGAAAGCGGGCATAGGATCACAGATCACCGAACAAGTATGCAATAGCAACCTGAGTACGATTAGGTATTATCCTAAAAGCTTAAGCAGAAGCAAAAAGTACTGAAGGAAATTCTTGGCCAAATAGCCGATACAGTGATTTGCCAAGTCTTGACTCGACTACAAAACCCGGGGTCTCCTGGATAGACAAAAGTGCTGCAATCACGCTTCAGTCTGCTCCCTCAAGCGACGGATTGTGCTCCTGACAGTGACCGCACTAGCAGTGCTGCAAATACGCAAAACAAAATTAGCAAATATGACGTGGCAACAGCCGGGATGCCTTGGAAGATAAAAATGTGTGTCAGCAAGGAGATACTTCATTGTATAAGCACCGCCGGCCTTGACCTTCCCGCAGTCCTTGCACCCCCAAATTCCAACTGCTTTCCTCTTCACAGCAAACTGGCATGAATAAAAAAGCAAAGTGGGAATTAAGACAATTGTCGTGCTTTGCAGCATCTATATTTTACAAACAATTTGCTCAACCTGCCTAAACCTTATCACCGATTCAAATATGACAAGCAAACGAAATAGTCCCAAGCAATAGATTTAAGACAGGTAGCTTTCATGTTCTCGAATCACTACAGTTCTTAATACGTTGGTACTGTGAGTGCTTATAACAAGTACACGTAGATAAAGATAGCATGTATTAAACAGTTGACAAAACAGCACAACACAGCCAGGCAAAAGCTTAACCAGACCAGCTAACAGAAGACATACCTTCCCACAGAATTCGCAGAAGTACTTGGAGTGCTGAGACACCTCCATCTTCTTGATTTGCTTACGCAAGCTGGCACCATACCTAGTGCCTGTAACATGTTAATTTGTAAGCATCTAACTTAACAACGAGACACATGAATGAGGACATAGGCCATTTTTCAAAGTTTGTACCATATTTGCCAACAATTCCAGCCTTCTTCGTGCGCTTTGTCTGAATACACATTGGAAAAACAATAAGTTACACAGCTGCTTACTAAAATAGTTCAATCAATATAATTAGTACAAGGGTAGCTGTAAATTACTAATGCAGATTTAACAACAGCTAGAACTGTTTCTTGTTAGATTGTATAAAGGATTGCACACACTCAGGTCGACAAGCCAATAGATAAATTGTATGCCAAATGCCACTAGATAACTCAGGATGCCAAGTAAACCTTGAAAGTGTCTATAACTGAGGAATTACAATGGCTATAACTTAGCACTAGAAGGTACTGTCACAGTGCCAGAGCAACACAGAGGCAACAGCTTCCATTACACATCAAAGGGGTAGGTGTAGCACATTGAGAACATAACATGAATAGATATATGGTCATTTAATTCTCATCCAGCTTGGGCTATTTGCTATGTTTTTCCAATTCTGATGGAACTTGCAGGAACAATTAGGATGAAATCTTACCGTACAAAGAGACCCACAAAAAACTGACAAGATGCAATCTGCATTCACAAATACTTGTCACCGTTGACTTCGATGGTCAAACTTAAATATCTAGCCAATTAATGATACAAAACAGTTAAGACCATCAAAATCAATTGTGCCAAGTACTTGAGAACAAAGTATCTCATCATTATCTTGTTAATTAGTACTTTCTCGAAAAGGTAACAGTGTAACACTACCTTCTACAGATCTCTAATGTCTTCATTAACATCAAATCAACAACACCATTGCAGAACTACGCAACTTACACTCAGATAATAACTGCAAAATTACCGTAACCTGGTTCTGAACACGTGGAGTATAAGACTACCCATCACCCTTGCTAAtattagtttcataatattttCAGGTGCTAAGCAGTCCTAACAACATCAAAAACTGTTGCTGTTTGGTTGATGCCGAAGTTTAGCCCCTTTAAGGTTAAGCAATAAGCATGCCAAACCTATTAGGCAGCATTTAGCTCGTTGCCTAACCTTAAAGTGTGGCGGTGTCACCATTGGCCATCAAGTAAACACCAAAAAAAATTTGGGCAATGGGCGATCCTGTGGAAGCTCGACTATGCGTTCTCCTGTACAGAAGGCATAGTGATCCGCTCAACTCCCAGTATACTCCCGAAATGCGTCCTCTACCCCTAGGAATTTGCTAGACTAAAATCCACTTGAGCAGGAGCAATTCCAGACTTCCAGTGATTTAACTTACTAACAACAcctgaatattttttttttgtataacCTAGAGGCCAAACCACCCTAAACACCTGCAAGTTCCAAAAGAATTGAAATACATCGGCTGGTCTGAAGTATGTTTGCTTGACGAAAGAAAAATCAAGGCACACGCCCCAATTCCCAAAACTAGTCTACAGAGCTTAGCCCATCACTACCAAATCGCAGCAAGCCTGACATGTCTTGGCGCCCCCACGATCCCACAAGATACATCCCAACAAACGCCCAGAACTACGCCTCCTCCAACGAATAACAAACAAGAAACCATTCCTACGAGCACCAAAACGCGTTCAAATATCACAGAGATCTACGCAGGCAACCCGCAGAGGGTACAGCTCTTCGGAATGGGTAACAACAGAGGAAAGGAGGAGGTGCAGCGGCATACCATCTCGGCGACGGGTTAGGAGGcgtctgcggcggcggcggcggcggcggcggcgaggtcggggtggcggcggcgcgcgtGCGAGGGCTCGACTCGGAATTGCGAGAGGGATCTTATATATagcgtggctagggttttgcggATGCAAAGCTCGGGCCTTTAAGATGGGCCGGGCCAAGTGAATTTTTCTGTGGGCCTAAATACTGCACCGCGTTAGTAAACTGCACACACGGCCGCCTACCAGCCTGAAAGCTTCTGATCCCGGCCCTAGAACGGGTCCTCAAATCGggagctttttatttttatatatttcttaaatcaaaaaattgtaaaaatcgaACGGGTCCTATACACCACCAATTTTTTCAGAAATTTTTTGTGactatttcaatagtgttttgaattttgagagcaacaAATGGCAATGgaatgtagtttttttttgcttgatgtTTTGGATAGTGCCTAGAtgtatgatttttcaaaacagatatatatatatatatttttaaattttcaattaagaaatataaaaatatcaaAGAAGCTGGGTCTTGTCTTTGGGCTGCGTtaaggaagaagagagaaaggGAGCATCATCTTCTTTCAATCGACAAACGGACGGACGGGCGAAGAGGCAAGAAAAGAAGCTAGAACGCGGTGGTCGAATCCTCTCGAGTAATGCTGGCGATCGGGAGAAATGATGACGATTAGTACGGTTTTTCTGCTAATCAATCgcacactaagaacaacatggAGGCCTTGAGCCGCTGATGAATAATGTGTGCACTGCTTCGTTGGAGCTAataaggatgtgtttggttcatgtgatggatatGAATGGGAGATGCCATCCCAGTTTTCATGGTGGTTGGTTGGATGGATGAGGTGGCTAGCAATAGGAATACACCTTGAGATGTTGGATGGGGGATTTGGCCAAAACAAACAGACCGAGCCATCCACACTCGTGCTCATCTCTCACGTGACTCACACACAATATATGGGCTCACCGTTTCCTTACCTACCCACTCCATCGCACATCTCACCCCTCACCTGGTCTCGCTCATCCATTGGCGGCGGCCCCTTTGACCCATTCGACCCAGCCATTTCCTCTGGCGACTCGGTGGTCCCTCGTACCTGGCGGCCCCTTTGGCGAGCAGGCGACCTCATCCGGCGAGTAGGCGAATCCTGTGACCCGGCGAGCAGGTAGATCATCTGAtccaactcctcctcctccgaccaGCACCCACTAATCCTATGTCCTCCTGCGACCAGACAACTCCTCCGACTTGGCCTTCTCACCCAGCGTGGAAGAGAAGATCGAGCCGCCAGCTGAGGTGAACATCAAAGCTTTATTTGATTCAAGGTTTAAGGCTCTTCTTTTGGTTTTATTAGATCAAAAGAGGGGTGTTGTTGGGTTAAAAAAATTTCTCACCTCATCAGCTCTCCTAGGAGGAACAGAGTTCCAGAGAAAATTCATCACCTTTAGAGATCTCCAATCACAAGCTACCCATAGAGATTTTGACATTGCTGGCAAGCTCCCAATATTGATAATTGTAGGATGAATTTAACTTAGTGAGTACTAtagtatgtattttttctcaTTTGATTGGCTATGCAAATTCGTAAAGTGCTAAATCATTCTAGCTGCAGCTGATGCTAATGTGGATACCTAATGGTAGCACTaggttctatttttttttctttgccttCTTAGGCTCTTGCTTGCTGCCATATTGACCTCCTTTTGTTATAATGGATATCGAATGCTCATGTTATCTGATATCATTATTTGCGTATATAGATCTATTTCTTTTTGTTATGTTTCCAGAATTTCCAAGTTTCATCTTTGGGTAGATAGATGCCATTTTTTAGGAGCAAGTATACACTTTTAGAGTCTTAGACCTTTTTTTATCATTATGGTCAACTATTACCAGTATAAATGTGCATACTTCGAAGGTGGGAACATTTTAGCCTTCAACcaaatgaaaatcacaaccaaaaagaaaaaactcgcaacaaagcaagagGGCGAatagaaagagactagaaggagatgaacataaaCATCGGAAGAAACAATCTCTTCATAATTAGAGGCAAAAAAGGGAAACGGGAAATGCAAGTATGGAATCGTGTTAAATTGTGTGCAAAAATTACCCTTGAAACGACGTCTCATgccttttttttatcattgtggtCAACTATTGCCAGTATAAATGTGCATAATTCGAAGATACAATGTACCGGCTTGAAATTTCATAGTTTCATCTAGTGCTATTTGTTTTTGCATGAATGGATGGTTATATTTATCATATCTGTGGTGTGTGCTTGATTGCGGTATTGTAGATGGACAAGATGACCAAGCTTTTAGTTTATGGGTTAGCAACACATATGCTTCTTTCAATGATCACCATGGTTATTGAATCTTGGaaaagaaaaatgggtgcaaggagagaacatattttttatggGCCAATAGCTGAAAGGGATACGGCGAGTTTTGAGTATCTAGACAACAAAATATGGGAGAATGATACAACTTGTGTAAACATGCTTTGGCTTACCTTTCTTTCATTTTTGTAACCCTTTTAGGGATCGTAGCTTGCTTCAAGAcactatacatatatgtgttgAGCAACATATAGCTATGTTTCTGAATACAGTGGGCCATAATCTTTGAAATGGGTTAGTTGGCACTAATTATGATAGATCTGGTGAAATCGTTAGCCACTATTTTAATCTAGTTCTGCATGCTATTGGTGAGCTGCGAATGGAATTTATTAGGTCACCTTCATTGGCGACCCCAACTAAAATAGAAGGGAACTCAAGGTGGGATCCTTACTTTAAGGTCTTAGTTTGAGCCCTAACTCTTTTTTTAGTCAATAAACCATATGGTCTCTAATCTTTTATGGCTTATATTGATGGAAAAAGAAGATGGTATTGGAGCTATTGATGGCATCCATATAAGAGCTTATCTTTTTTAAGGATATTGAGCATTCCTTTCGTGGTAGGAAGTCCCATGCTACTAAAAATGTAATGGAGATCGTATATTTTGATCTTTGGTTCACATATGtcttggctggttgggagaggacaACACATGATGCTATAATGGCACAAGATACTTTAGAATGTGAAAATGACATTCGCGTCCCACAaggtaatagattaaaaatttGTATATCATTTTCTCCATGCCATTTATTTATATGTAGCAATGTCACCTACATGTTCCTTATATGTTAGGCATATTTTACCTAGTTGATGCTGGGTACGGAGCCAAACCCGAATTCTTGCTCCCTTTTCGTGGTGTGAGGTACCATTTGAATGAgtaggtgggggggggggggaatcccGTGGAAAATGAGAATAAGTTGTTTAACCTTAGACACTTAGCTCTTCGTGTGATGGTAGAGTGTGCATTTAGGTCATTGAAGAGGATGTTCAAAATACTTGATGATGCCACtccatttttcctattttgactCAAGTAGATATTGTGGTTGCTT
This region includes:
- the LOC133908480 gene encoding large ribosomal subunit protein eL43z isoform X1, with protein sequence MCIQTKRTKKAGIVGKYGTRYGASLRKQIKKMEVSQHSKYFCEFCGKFAVKRKAVGIWGCKDCGKVKAGGAYTMNTASAVTVRSTIRRLREQTEA
- the LOC133908480 gene encoding large ribosomal subunit protein eL43z isoform X2, which codes for MTKRTKKAGIVGKYGTRYGASLRKQIKKMEVSQHSKYFCEFCGKFAVKRKAVGIWGCKDCGKVKAGGAYTMNTASAVTVRSTIRRLREQTEA